A single region of the Thermodesulfatator indicus DSM 15286 genome encodes:
- a CDS encoding lipopolysaccharide biosynthesis protein codes for MTLTIYLLFYPSKTLLEFFISEGKSQKEKLDPIHQQLPPCQPYPPPYYEEDEIDLYELWLVLKKRKNLILGLTFGLAFLVAIYQTLFDCFIIRILKKF; via the coding sequence TTGACTTTAACAATTTATCTTTTATTTTACCCATCTAAAACCCTTTTGGAATTTTTTATCTCTGAAGGCAAGTCTCAAAAAGAAAAGCTAGATCCTATACATCAGCAGCTACCACCATGTCAACCATATCCTCCTCCTTATTATGAAGAAGACGAAATTGACCTCTATGAACTCTGGCTGGTTTTAAAAAAACGCAAAAATTTAATTTTAGGACTTACGTTTGGCCTGGCCTTTTTAGTAGCTATCTATCAGACTCTGTTTGACTGTTTCATAATACGAATACTAAAAAAGTTTTAG